The proteins below are encoded in one region of Archocentrus centrarchus isolate MPI-CPG fArcCen1 chromosome 13, fArcCen1, whole genome shotgun sequence:
- the tsr1 gene encoding pre-rRNA-processing protein TSR1 homolog: MVEMAADGEKQQGHRPGIYKQKNKGHKHGKHRTKGEIERENKGRVSVTVLSKKQRKEQKKMDRRHKANQLRKNKKDMVLTEKRRLGSRDGPPHLVVVVSLHARADAGAITKLLRGEGVGGIVHNDRCISGVSDSYGLILPRFKQRFTFLSQSTADMHSLLDVTKIADSLVFVLDSAEGWDSYGDYCLSCLFAQGLPSYALVCQGLSDLPVKKRVESRRVLSKITEGRFPDARLFPLDSEQDGTLLLRHLGTQRQRKLGFRSRRSHLIAQHVTFTPNSHAENTAGPKGLGTLCVSGYVRGHPLRVDRLVHISGHGDFQLSQIDAPADPLPLNLTVARAAKPSKGDVDMMDGGEDEAHVRVLMKADPDSRESLQAEAEVDPMDGEQTWPTESELLEAEEARKKKRVMKVPKGTSDYQATWIVDEGEEENGDMDEESSDDDDDDDDMMDEAMDKEDGETDSQHPGSCCDSEEEEEEEEVCSTERAGADQRYDEHMDEAAEEEGLKRYREARANEMFPDEVDTPLDTAARIRFQRYRGLKSFRSSPWDPMENLPLDYSRIFQFQSFERTRRRILAEAAAEEEGAMNGWYVTLHIIDVPFSVMESVQSGKPLVLVSLLPHEQKMSVMHVLVRRHPSNTEPIKSKEELVFHCGFRRFRASPIFSQHTSADKHKMERFLRPDAPTVVSLYAPITFPPAGILLFKQRNDGIQDLVATGSLLSCDPQRIVLKRIVLSGHPFKINRRSAVVRYMFFNRDDITWFKPVELRTKWGRRGHIKEALGTHGHMKCVFDNQLRSQDTVLMNLYKRVYPRWTYDPYVPRPLPWVKREGTVEMEDLDME, from the exons ATGGTGGAAATGGCTGCTGATGGGGAAAAACAACAGGGCCACAGACCCGGCatatacaaacagaaaaataaaggacACAAACATGGCAAGCACCGGACGAAAGGAGAAATTGAAAGGGAAAACAAAG GGAGAGTGTCAGTGACAGTCCTTtccaaaaaacagagaaaggaaCAAAAGAAGATGGACAGAAGGCACAAAGCCAATCAGCTGCGGAAGAATAAGAAAGACATG GTCCTGACAGAAAAGCGACGTCTAGGCAGCAGAGATGGTCCTCCTCATTTGGTGGTTGTGGTGTCCCTGCATGCCCGAGCTGATGCTGGTGCTATTACTAAACTGCTGCGTGGAGAAGGTGTTGGGGGCATTGTACATAATGACCGGTGCATCAGTGGTGTTAGTGACAGTTATGGGCTGATTCTGCCTCGCTTTAAACAAAGGTTCACCTTTCTAAGCCAGAGTACAG cgGATATGCACTCCCTGCTGGATGTGACAAAGATTGCAGACAGCCTTGTATTCGTGTTGGATTCTGCTGAAGGTTGGGACAGCTATGGAGACTATTGTCTGTCTTGCCTCTTTGCTCAGGGCCTCCCCAGCTATG CATTGGTATGTCAGGGTCTGTCCGATCTTCCTGTGAAGAAGAGGGTTGAGTCCAGAAGAGTTTTGTCAAAGATCACGGAGGGCCGTTTTCCCGATGCCCGTCTCTTCCCTCTGGACTCAGAACAAGATGGCACACTACTTCTCAGACACCTGGGCactcagagacagagaaagttGGGTTTCCGCTCCAGACGTTCTCATCTCATTGCTCAGCATGTCACTTTTACACCTAACAGCCATGCTGAGAATACAGCTGGACCTAAGGGCCTGGGCACACTCTGTGTTTCTGGGTATGTGCGTGGCCATCCTCTGCGGGttgacagactggtgcacaTCAGTGGTCATGGTGATTTTCAGCTCAGTCAGATTGATGCTCCAGCAGACCCTCTTCCCCTGAACTTAACAGTGGCCAGAGCAGCAAAGCCTAGCAAAGGAGATGTTGACATGATG GATGGAGGTGAAGACGAGGCCCATGTGAGGGTGCTCATGAAAGCAGACCCAGACAGCAGGGAGAGCCTGCAGGCAGAGGCTGAGGTGGATCCCATGGACGGAGAGCAGACTTGGCCAACAGAATCAGAACTGCTGGAAGCTGAAG AGGCCAGGAAGAAAAAACGTGTAATGAAGGTCCCTAAAGGAACGTCAGACTACCAGGCCACCTGGATTGTTGatgaaggagaggaggagaatgGCGACATGGATGAAGAAAgtagtgatgatgatgacgatgatgatgacatGATGGATGAAGCCATGGACAAAGAGGATGGGGAGACTGACTCTCAG CACCCTGGTTCATGCTGTGattcagaagaggaagaggaggaagaagaggtgtGCTCCACAGAGCGAGCAGGTGCAGATCAGCGCTACGATGAACAcatggatgaagctgctgaggaAGAAGGCCTAAAACGCTACCGCGAGGCTCGAGCTAATGAAATGTTTCCTGATGAGGTGGACACGCCTCTCGATACTGCGGCTAGAATCAG GTTCCAGCGCTACAGGGGGCTAAAAAGCTTCCGCTCGTCACCTTGGGACCCCATGGAAAACTTGCCCCTTGACTATTCACGCATATtccagttccagagctttgaaCGCACTCGCCGCCGCATACTGGCTGAAGCTGCAGCCGAGGAGGAGGGAGCCATG AATGGCTGGTATGTTACGCTGCACATCATCGACGTACCTTTTTCTGTGATGGAGAGTGTCCAGTCGGGCAAACCTCTGGTGCTGGTGTCTCTCTTGCCACATGAACAGAAG ATGTCAGTCATGCACGTTTTGGTGCGGCGACACCCCAGCAACACGGAGCCAATCAAATCTAAAGAGGAGCTCGTGTTCCACTGTGGATTTCGGAGATTCCGGGCCTCTCCCATCTTCTCTCAGCACACGTCAG ctgacaaGCACAAGATGGAACGCTTCCTCAGACCAGATGCCCCCACTGTGGTGTCACTGTACGCCCCCATCACCTTCCCCCCTGCAGGAATCCTGCTTTTTAAGCAAAGGAATGATG GCATCCAGGACCTGGTGGCTACAGGCAGTCTGCTCAGTTGTGACCCTCAGCGCATTGTGTTGAAGAGGATTGTACTGAGCGGACACCCGTTCAAAATTAACAGGCGCTCTGCTGTTGTTCGTTACATGTTCTTTAACAGGG ATGATATCACGTGGTTCAAGCCAGTGGAGCTGCGGACAAAATGGGGTCGGAGAGGTCACATCAAGGAGGCCTTAG gaacacATGGTCACATGAAGTGCGTGTTTGACAATCAGCTACGCTCTCAAGACACTGTCCTGATGAATTTGTACAAGAGAGTGTATCCTCGCTGGACATATGATCCCTATGTGCCCAGACCTTTACcttgggtgaagagagaagGAACCGTGGAAATGGAAGACTTAGACATGGAATAG